A genomic stretch from Sceloporus undulatus isolate JIND9_A2432 ecotype Alabama chromosome 5, SceUnd_v1.1, whole genome shotgun sequence includes:
- the LOC121930383 gene encoding ufm1-specific protease 2-like isoform X2, translated as MDIIFRIRGGLDLAFQLATTDESSTKEAIKYVFSDLSTKLASDVLVFRIRHSSVYLWPNSGKYSVATELSDDSACKEILQFIRFQQEDETKRRFFKKKDKKLHESQPIVNIDLMLEMTTSSEALAPVIEKENKGHHYISMTLPVDAVVSVSPEEMWRKQKKH; from the exons ATGGACATTATCTTTAGAATAAGAGGAGGCCTGGATCTTGCCTTCCAACTGGCCACTACTGACG aATCTTCAACAAAAGAAgcaataaaatatgttttcagtGACCTTTCAACAAAATTAGCTTCAGATGTGCTGGTGTTCAGGATCCGTCATAGCTCAGTATATCTGTGGCCAAATAGTGGGAAATACTCAGTTGCCACTGAGCTTTCAGATGACTCTGCTTGTAAGGAGATACTGCAGTTCATTCG GTTTCAGCAAGAAGATGAGACTAAacgcaggttttttaaaaagaaagacaaaaagttACATGAATCA CAGCCTATAGTAAATATAGATCTTATGCTAGAAATGACTACTTCATCAGAAGCTCTGGCTCCAGTCATTGAAAAAGAGAACAAGGGGCATCACTACATAAGCATGACCTTGCCGGTTGATGCTGTTGTCTCTGTGTCTCCCGAAGAAATGTGGCGGAA